A DNA window from Deltaproteobacteria bacterium contains the following coding sequences:
- a CDS encoding MBL fold metallo-hydrolase, whose amino-acid sequence MSGVAIKFLGSGDALGSGGRFQTCIQVTAATGQLLIDCGTSSLVAMKRFGVDPSLVDIILLSHLHGDHFGGLPFFILNAQFTRRTRPLVVAGPPGVRTRVNEAMEVLFPGSSRVQQKFAIEFVELQDGNTHLIGWINVIPYPVNHPSGAPSYALRVECDGKIIGYSGDTEWVETLTEVARGADLFISEAYFFEKRVKYHLDYQTLMNKRGQLECKRLILTHMSEDVLQKLNGLEMEWAEDGQVIDL is encoded by the coding sequence ATGAGCGGCGTTGCAATTAAATTTTTAGGATCCGGAGATGCTTTGGGAAGTGGTGGACGATTCCAAACCTGCATCCAGGTAACTGCAGCCACAGGGCAGCTGCTCATCGATTGCGGTACTTCCTCCCTTGTGGCCATGAAGCGATTTGGCGTTGACCCTTCCTTGGTTGACATTATTCTCCTTTCGCACCTACACGGAGATCATTTCGGGGGACTTCCTTTTTTTATTCTCAACGCCCAGTTCACCCGCCGAACACGCCCGTTGGTCGTTGCCGGACCTCCTGGAGTAAGAACGCGGGTCAACGAAGCGATGGAAGTTCTTTTTCCGGGTTCCTCCCGGGTTCAGCAAAAGTTCGCCATTGAGTTTGTCGAACTTCAAGACGGGAACACCCATCTCATTGGTTGGATCAACGTTATTCCCTATCCGGTCAATCACCCGAGTGGGGCTCCTTCCTATGCCTTACGGGTTGAGTGTGATGGAAAAATAATCGGGTACTCGGGCGATACCGAGTGGGTAGAAACCCTGACGGAAGTGGCCCGCGGTGCTGATCTTTTTATCAGCGAAGCCTATTTTTTTGAAAAAAGGGTTAAATATCACCTCGACTATCAAACTCTGATGAACAAGCGGGGTCAGCTGGAATGTAAGAGACTCATTCTGACTCATATGAGCGAGGACGTTTTACAAAAACTCAACGGGCTGGAAATGGAATGGG